The Streptomyces sp. TLI_105 DNA segment TCTCGACCATCATGGGAGGTACGCACATCCGCCCGCACTCCGGCTTCAGCAACGCCCACCTGCGCTGCCACCTCTCCCTGGTGGCGACCGAGGGATCCCGCATCCGGGTCGCCTCGGAGACGCGCGCCTGGCAGGAGGGCAAGGCATTCGTCTTCGACGACTCCTATGACCACGAGGTGTGGAACGAGGGCGAGGAGCGCCGGACGGTGCTGCTCTTCGACTTCTGGCACCCGGATCTCACCCCGCCGGAGATCGAGGCCCTGACGCACATGATGGGCGTCTGGCGGCGCATGTACGCACGGCACTTCTGGGCGCACCAGATGGACGCCTCGTCCCCCGGCCCGACTTCCCTCGCCGCTTAGGAGAACTCTCTGTCATGGCTGTCGACACCTGGTCCGAGACCGAAGCCTTTCTCAGTGGCGTGCTGTGTGCGCCCGATCCCGACCTCGCACGCGCGCTGGAGGTCAGCGAGCAGGCGGACCTGCCGGTCATCAACGTTTCCGCGCTTCAGGGCAAGCAGATCAGCCTGCTGGCACGGATAGCCGGTGCCCGGCGGATCCTCGAGGTGGGAAGCCTCGGCGGCTACAGCGCCCTGTGGCTGGCGAAGACGCTGCCTCCGGGCGGCCGCATGGTGACCATCGAGAACAATCCCGTGCACGCCATGGTCGCCGCGGACAACCTCAAGGCGGCCGGGCTCGACGACCGTGCCGAGGTCCGCGTGGGCAATGCCGCCGAACAGCTGGCACAGCTCGCGGAGGAGAAGGCCGAGCCCTTCGACTTCTTCTTCATCGACGCCGACCAGCACAACAACGTGACCTACTTCGAGAGCTGCCTGCGACTGGGCCGCTCCGGCAGCGTCATCGTCTTCGACAACGTCGTGAGGTCCGGCGAAGTCCGGGACCTGGAGACGTCGAACGGCGCCGTCCGCGCCACCCAGCGGGTACTCGAGCTGGTCAGCAGCTCCGATCGGGTCGATGGAGTGGTCTTCCAGACGGTGGGCCACCGGGGGCATGACGGCATGCTCGTCATCCGGATGGTCTGACAGACACACGGGGCCTCCGGACGTCTCCCGACCGGTTCGGCGGGAGACGCCCCGTGGGCCCGCAATGACGGGGACACCAATGAGTCATGCCGATCGCAGGGCGTGGCCGATGAGGAGGAATTGCAGTGACCCGTGACATCCGCACGGTGGACGACGTCCTGCACATGCTGGATCGACTGTTCACCGCGGAGACGGACCGTTGGACGGACGGATCCTGCGACTGGTGGGACGAGTTCTACGCCAACCGCTCCCGGGACATCCCGTTCTTCGTCGACAAGCCGGACGAGAACCTGGCCTCGTACCTGGAACGCGGTCTCATCACGCCCCGCCGGGCCCTGGACCTGGGCTGCGGGCCCGGGCGCAACGCCGTCTTCCTCGCCGCGCAGGGCTACGAGGTGGACGCGGTGGACCTTTCCCGTACCGCGGTGACCTGGGGTCAGGAGAGGGCCCGCGAAGCCGGCGTGGACGTCCGCTTCCACTGCGGTGACATCTTCACCGTCGATCTGCCGCCGGGCCGCTACGACCTGATCTACGACTCCGGCTGCCTGCACCACCTGCCGCCGCACCGCCGTGTCAGCTACCTGGCTCTGCTGGAACGGGCGCTCGCCCCCGGCGGCCACTTCGCGCTCGCGTGCTTCGCCTCGGGAGCGACGGGTTCGAGACTGCCCGACGAGGAGTTCTACCGCACGCGCAGCCTGGACGGGGGACTGGCCTACACCCTCGATGACCTGCGGGGCCTCTTCCCCGCCTTCACCGAGATCGAGCTGCGCGCCATGAGGAGACAGTCACCCGATTCCCCGCTCTTCGGTGTGTCGCTCCTGAACACCGGACTCTTCCAGCGCCCGCTGTGACGACGCCCCGGAAACCACTCAGGGCCCGACCCGCTCTCGCGGATCAGGCCCCTGAACCGGTCGTGGAGGCCGTTGTCCTTCCGGCCCTGACGGCTGCGCCTTCGCTGTTCAGGGGCAACGGCGCGAGGGGATCGGTCCGAACGGCACGGCCGGCGGTCTGTCAGTGCATCCCGGCCACGCCTGTGGATCGGATCCGTCTCGGGCAGGGCCCTTTGCCCTGACAGGAGATGGCCGCCGCCTTCCGAACCGGGCGTCCGAGTGCGGTGCGACGAACTGCTCGCGCCCGCCTCCCTGGGCGCGCCGGCCACCGCCTGACGGCGAGGGCCGCCGCCCCGAGCAGCCCGAGCCCCCGCACTCGTATCCCTGCCGCCCTCGTCGAAGGAACACCATGTCCACGACTCTGCTGTCCCACGAGACCGCCACCGGATCCACCGCACCCCCTCCCGCGGCGCTGGTCACCCCGCGGCTCTACCGCTCCGACCACCTGGCCGAAC contains these protein-coding regions:
- a CDS encoding O-methyltransferase, with protein sequence MAVDTWSETEAFLSGVLCAPDPDLARALEVSEQADLPVINVSALQGKQISLLARIAGARRILEVGSLGGYSALWLAKTLPPGGRMVTIENNPVHAMVAADNLKAAGLDDRAEVRVGNAAEQLAQLAEEKAEPFDFFFIDADQHNNVTYFESCLRLGRSGSVIVFDNVVRSGEVRDLETSNGAVRATQRVLELVSSSDRVDGVVFQTVGHRGHDGMLVIRMV
- a CDS encoding bifunctional 2-polyprenyl-6-hydroxyphenol methylase/3-demethylubiquinol 3-O-methyltransferase UbiG, giving the protein MTRDIRTVDDVLHMLDRLFTAETDRWTDGSCDWWDEFYANRSRDIPFFVDKPDENLASYLERGLITPRRALDLGCGPGRNAVFLAAQGYEVDAVDLSRTAVTWGQERAREAGVDVRFHCGDIFTVDLPPGRYDLIYDSGCLHHLPPHRRVSYLALLERALAPGGHFALACFASGATGSRLPDEEFYRTRSLDGGLAYTLDDLRGLFPAFTEIELRAMRRQSPDSPLFGVSLLNTGLFQRPL